The following DNA comes from Candidatus Methylomirabilis sp..
GCAAGCCATCGATCCAGCGATGCCGTGGCGTGCCATTGGGGGTCGATATGCTCCGGCTTGATCCCGATCTTCATCAACCCACGCAGCAGGGTCCCGAAGGCTCGCCTCTTCAGTGCCCAGAAGGCGATGATGACGACGGCTCCCATCCCCCCTGCAAGCCCAAGCGCGGCAGCCCGTATTCCCGCAGGCAACGCGAACTGCGCTACAGCAATGCTCAAACCCAGGCTGAGAAATACAACCTGCGCCACGATTTCCGCATGCTTGTGAACCATGATCGAGGTCACCGACCGGCTGAACCCAACCGACCTGCTCAGCAGGTGCGCTTTCACAGGCTCTCCCGTCAGGTTTGCGGGCGGGACAAAATAGTTGATGGAATCTCCGACCAGGTAGACGCCAAACATTCGCCAATATCCGATCTGTCTAGCCCTGGAGCCGATCAGGACCCACCACCCGGCCATGAAGGCCATTTGCGCAAAAAGGTAGAGAACGACCAGCAGAAAGAACCCTTTCCCGATTAACCCGATGTTCGTTCGTATCGCCGGCCACCCGATCCTCCCGCAAAGCCAGACTATCCCTGCAAGTCCGGCAAGGATGAGCAGGGGTTGCAGAATAGACTTGGACAGTTGCAGGCTTCTTTTCAACACTCAAGAACGCCATATATGTCGCATCACATCACGGCAGGCCACGATACGACTTAGAGTTGTTCCATGAAGGAGGCAATCTCATCAAGCTTGACGCCCCGAACGGCGATCTCTGGTGTATAGACAACCTCGTCTGCCGCCCAGACTAAGGTTCCCTTGACCTCCTTGCCAACCGCCAATATGTTGGAGAGGATCGCGTGGATATTGTCGTTGATCCGCACCGTATTCGGTTTCAGCGGCGCCGCGATCCGTCCGTCCTTGATGATGTATGAGTCGCCGACCACCGTGCAGGTGAAGTCTCCCGCCCGCAGCCCATTGATGGGATACGTATACCAGATTCGGCCGATCAACAGGCCGTCTTTTACGGTGGCGATCAGCTCATCGAGACCCTGGTCTCCACCCTGCACGACAGCATTGGTGGAGGCAATGCCGGCCTGGACGCCGAACTGTCGGCCGCCACCGGCCCAGAACCGGAAACCGTTCCGTGGCACGATCGCGCTGCCGTGCTGGTTCGGATCCACCCCCAGCTTCTCTGCGCCCCTGGGATCTTTCAGAATCCGCTGCCCCTCATAATAGTTGGTGAGCAGTCCCACCAATTTCCCACGCTGGATCAGGCGTGTTTTCCCGGTCGGCAGTCCCTCGCAGGTAATCCCCTTGCTCCCCATCAACCCGCGCTGCGCACCGTGATCGTAAAGCGTCAAATGCTTCGACGCAACTCGCTTCCCAAGTCGTCCCATGAACGGCGAACTGTCGCTGTAGAAGTTGCTGAGACTGAGAGAAGGCAGGATCAGATTGTTCAGGAGGTCGGCCACGGGCTGACGTCCGAAGATGACGGTATACTCCCCACTCTTAATCCGCTCCCCGCCAATCGCCGCGAGGGCGTTCTGTGCGGCTTCCACACCGGCGTCATCAGTGAACTGATCCAGGCGGGTGCCGGCGGAGCAGCCGCTGCCTTTGGAGGCCTTGGCCTCGACCATTGCGGTGACGAAGGCCATAATCAACGTCGATTCGTCGGTCTGGACCTCGGGCATGGCCGTCGAGGCGATGGCGATCCGCTCCTGCTGGATGGTCACATCGCCACCGACGATGAGGCCTAATGCTTTGATCTGCTCTTTGCCGCCCGCCAACTCGGCAAGCCTGGGGGAGGCTGCAAAGGTTTTCAGTCCCCCCTGCAACACTCTCCAGCCGACCTCGACCAGCTCCTCGTCTCGAATCTTCATCAGTCTAGGGTCGTGGTAGCGGCGGAGCCTTCGCCGCTCACCTGTGGCTCTCGGCAGCGACGAGAATTCGGGGTCGATGACGGCGCCGCGCCTGGCCTTCTCGAGGGCTCTTTTGACCCCATCGAGACTTAGGTCGCTCGGTTCACTGCCGAACCCGATCGTGGTGCCGGCCTCTGTCTTGAAGGCCGCCGAAATTCCAAGGCCGTACGATTCGCTCGATTTCGGCTCCTCGACGCCATTACAGGGGATGTGCGAGGTGTAGTTCAGCCGGGCCAAGAGGTTGCCGTTGCTCGATGCGAACACCTCGGCCTCGGCCACCTGCTCGGCCGACTTTAGATACGCCAAGGCCTGTTCGACAGCCTTTGTAAGTTCAGCGGTTGAGATCATCGGTACGCCTCCGAAGTTACTTGGTGACGCCGGTGAGAAGGGCGCGGCTGCGCATGGTGGGACCCCCATTGCCCAGCCGCTTGGTCTGCATCGGCTGGCCCTTGCCGCAATTGGGGATCGGGTAGAGGCGGAAGTCCTTCCCCACTGCATCCACATTCATCAGATAGTCCTTGGTATCGGCCATGATCCCGCCGTTACAAAACAGCTCTCCGATCTGCCCCTGCTTGATCTCGTAGACCTTCATTGCGGAGATCTGGAAGTTCTCACGCGATTCAGAGATCGAGGGAGTCCGGTGCCCCACGAGGTAGTAGCCGTGGGGGATCTCCCGGATGATCTCCTGAGGGTCCCGTTCGCCAGGACCGAACACCGTATTCGACATCCTGATCAAAGGAACCAGCGAGGCATCAGCGGCCTTGTATGACCCGTTCGGGGGGATACCTAAGATGGCGGCGGTCTGGCGGCTGTTCATGAAACCGGTGAAGATCCCATGGTCGATGTGCATCACCCTTCTCCCTGGTGTGCCTTCATGGTCATACCGATAATGGCCGTACCCGGGAAGAGAGGGATCGGAGAAGGCTGAGACGAGGGAGGAAGCGATCGGTTTACCCAGTTGATGCTCCTGGAGGTTCCGGAAGAGCCAGCTTCGGCCGGCGTAAGAGGTCTCCATCTTCAATGCGCGGTCCAGCTCGGTCGGATGGCCGACAATCTCGTGAACCTTTAAGGTGTTGTAGTGAGGATCGGTGACGACCACTACCTCGCGGTCAGTGGGCTTGAGCGGCCTGGCATGACACAGGCTCACCGCGTCTTTCGCGAGGCCGGTACAGAAGGCCCGGAAGTCCGGGAACTGAATGTACTCCTCTTGTACGCCTCGGGTTAAGACCTCCCAGCCACGCTGATGGCCCATGTAATCGTACAGCTCCTGCGTACCCGATTTGCCGTGGGCGACAATGAAACAGGTGCCCTGAGTCAGGGCGAAGCACTGGTCGATGTTGGCCCCCTCAGAGCTGCAGAACAGTTCCCGGCTCAACAGGGTGAAGGCCGAGATGAACGTATACTTGACATGAGGGTCGAGCGCAAGCGCACTCCTGGAGATCTCGGTCGTCAGCGTCGTGATCTCGTCCAGGGGGACGGAGCGGGGATCGACCTCGAAGCGAGCAGGAACGGTATCCTGATGGATGTCGATGGGCGCAAGGGTTGTGCTGATCAGGGCATCGCCCAGGGAGCCGAACGCCTCCCGTGTCGCGCTCTTGCGCAGGGCGTTGGCCAAGGCCCGATGATGCGCGTGGCGGAGCCCGTCCTTGATGATCTGCGCCAGCCGATCCAGGTCAGCTGTTCCGAGCGATTGCCCGAAATAGCCCGGCGCGACCATCCCGTCACCGGACAGGGCGCGGATACCAACCGCAAAGGCATAGTCCCTGGTGCTATGTTTACTCCCGCCATTCTCTGCCGCAGCCGATTGTCCTTCATCGACCTGCACGCGAATGTCGGCGTAGCGGCAGCCGCGAAGACTCTTCCGGTAGCGTGTGGCAAGATCGAAGATCATCGGTTTGATCTGATCGATGATCTGTACTGTCATCGATTGTGACGGCATCGCCGTGTCTTCCTCTCAATTCCTATCAATGGTTGAGATCTTTTCAAGAACACAAAGCCAGAAC
Coding sequences within:
- a CDS encoding lysylphosphatidylglycerol synthase transmembrane domain-containing protein — encoded protein: MLKRSLQLSKSILQPLLILAGLAGIVWLCGRIGWPAIRTNIGLIGKGFFLLVVLYLFAQMAFMAGWWVLIGSRARQIGYWRMFGVYLVGDSINYFVPPANLTGEPVKAHLLSRSVGFSRSVTSIMVHKHAEIVAQVVFLSLGLSIAVAQFALPAGIRAAALGLAGGMGAVVIIAFWALKRRAFGTLLRGLMKIGIKPEHIDPQWHATASLDRWLALFYKTRMSVFYWATFWCLLGWCGGLLETYLVLQWLSTNPSLGTAIAVESLAMALNSIIFFIPGRVGSAETVRVAVFSVLGLPAAQGAVYSIIRRGREVTWAIPGLLILLAMKTGIVGAPGEVTG
- a CDS encoding TldD/PmbA family protein, which codes for MISTAELTKAVEQALAYLKSAEQVAEAEVFASSNGNLLARLNYTSHIPCNGVEEPKSSESYGLGISAAFKTEAGTTIGFGSEPSDLSLDGVKRALEKARRGAVIDPEFSSLPRATGERRRLRRYHDPRLMKIRDEELVEVGWRVLQGGLKTFAASPRLAELAGGKEQIKALGLIVGGDVTIQQERIAIASTAMPEVQTDESTLIMAFVTAMVEAKASKGSGCSAGTRLDQFTDDAGVEAAQNALAAIGGERIKSGEYTVIFGRQPVADLLNNLILPSLSLSNFYSDSSPFMGRLGKRVASKHLTLYDHGAQRGLMGSKGITCEGLPTGKTRLIQRGKLVGLLTNYYEGQRILKDPRGAEKLGVDPNQHGSAIVPRNGFRFWAGGGRQFGVQAGIASTNAVVQGGDQGLDELIATVKDGLLIGRIWYTYPINGLRAGDFTCTVVGDSYIIKDGRIAAPLKPNTVRINDNIHAILSNILAVGKEVKGTLVWAADEVVYTPEIAVRGVKLDEIASFMEQL
- a CDS encoding TldD/PmbA family protein yields the protein MPSQSMTVQIIDQIKPMIFDLATRYRKSLRGCRYADIRVQVDEGQSAAAENGGSKHSTRDYAFAVGIRALSGDGMVAPGYFGQSLGTADLDRLAQIIKDGLRHAHHRALANALRKSATREAFGSLGDALISTTLAPIDIHQDTVPARFEVDPRSVPLDEITTLTTEISRSALALDPHVKYTFISAFTLLSRELFCSSEGANIDQCFALTQGTCFIVAHGKSGTQELYDYMGHQRGWEVLTRGVQEEYIQFPDFRAFCTGLAKDAVSLCHARPLKPTDREVVVVTDPHYNTLKVHEIVGHPTELDRALKMETSYAGRSWLFRNLQEHQLGKPIASSLVSAFSDPSLPGYGHYRYDHEGTPGRRVMHIDHGIFTGFMNSRQTAAILGIPPNGSYKAADASLVPLIRMSNTVFGPGERDPQEIIREIPHGYYLVGHRTPSISESRENFQISAMKVYEIKQGQIGELFCNGGIMADTKDYLMNVDAVGKDFRLYPIPNCGKGQPMQTKRLGNGGPTMRSRALLTGVTK